The following proteins are co-located in the Chloroflexota bacterium genome:
- the pabB gene encoding aminodeoxychorismate synthase component I, giving the protein MAALGAVPPLRECASNFADLPHLAVLDGGPGANGRWTYLAADPARCLVWDAHGGDGFAGLQALLEADDRHPDWPAPFSGGAIGYLAYDAVFALETLRVPPAPAPAGYLWAGVYDRVLARDEATGEGFVAATSRFGRDPEQLIDDARARLAATPASPREVRASGLTTNLDRAAYGDRVRRVLDYIAAGDCYQVNLARRLTLQCQASSLDVYRQLVDRHPAPFGALIRSGPVDVVSASPELFIHSDGRRAVARPIKGTRPRSQDPAEDQRRARALRVSAKDRAENVMIVDVMRNDFGRVCAPGSVRAPILWSVEPHPTVWQLVSVIRGELAEGATSVDLLRACAPSGSVTGAPKLRAIEIIDELEPERRGVYCGSVFRLGFDGALTASVAIRTLQLANGRASLDVGAGIVADSDPDLEFDETSDKARGILAALGARE; this is encoded by the coding sequence ATGGCGGCCCTTGGCGCCGTCCCTCCGCTGCGGGAATGCGCGTCGAACTTTGCAGATTTGCCGCACCTGGCGGTGCTCGACGGCGGCCCGGGCGCGAACGGGCGTTGGACCTATCTGGCGGCCGACCCGGCGCGGTGCCTCGTGTGGGATGCGCACGGCGGCGACGGCTTTGCCGGGCTGCAGGCCTTGCTTGAAGCCGACGACCGTCACCCGGACTGGCCGGCGCCGTTCAGTGGCGGCGCCATCGGCTACCTGGCCTACGACGCGGTGTTCGCGCTGGAGACGTTGCGCGTGCCGCCCGCGCCGGCGCCCGCGGGCTATCTCTGGGCCGGCGTCTACGACCGGGTGCTCGCGCGGGACGAGGCAACCGGCGAGGGCTTCGTCGCCGCCACCAGCCGCTTCGGACGCGATCCGGAGCAACTGATAGATGATGCCCGCGCGCGTCTCGCGGCCACGCCCGCCAGTCCGCGTGAGGTGCGCGCGTCCGGCCTCACCACGAATCTCGATCGCGCGGCCTACGGCGACCGGGTGCGACGAGTCCTGGACTACATCGCGGCGGGCGATTGCTACCAGGTCAACCTGGCGCGGCGTCTGACACTTCAGTGCCAGGCATCGAGCCTCGACGTGTATCGACAGCTCGTGGATCGGCACCCGGCGCCATTCGGCGCGCTTATTCGATCGGGGCCGGTCGACGTCGTGAGCGCCTCGCCGGAACTCTTCATCCACAGCGACGGCCGGCGGGCGGTGGCGCGTCCCATCAAGGGAACCCGACCTCGGAGCCAGGACCCGGCGGAGGACCAGCGCCGGGCCCGCGCGTTGCGGGTCAGCGCCAAGGATCGCGCGGAAAACGTGATGATCGTGGATGTGATGCGCAACGACTTCGGGCGCGTGTGTGCGCCGGGAAGCGTGCGGGCGCCGATCCTGTGGTCGGTGGAGCCGCACCCGACGGTATGGCAGCTCGTGTCCGTGATCCGAGGCGAGCTGGCCGAGGGGGCAACCTCAGTCGACCTGCTCCGCGCGTGCGCGCCGAGCGGCTCCGTGACCGGCGCGCCGAAACTGCGCGCCATCGAAATCATCGACGAGCTGGAACCGGAACGCCGCGGGGTCTACTGCGGGAGCGTGTTTCGACTCGGATTCGACGGCGCGCTGACCGCCAGCGTGGCTATTCGGACGCTGCAGCTCGCGAACGGGCGCGCCAGCCTGGACGTAGGCGCGGGGATCGTGGCGGACTCGGACCCGGATCTCGAGTTCGACGAGACGTCCGACAAGGCGCGCGGGATCCTGGCGGCGCTCGGCGCGCGGGAGTAG
- a CDS encoding SH3 domain-containing protein, which produces MERWAGWLRGHLGVALGVLGTLAVPVVGIIVLRFLFGGPPIDLSAVTVAPTVSAPVVPRPAVAPPDGAPTVMPLVTPTPTPTPTPAATPTPTPALNRRVNATDGLNVRVEPTVRAAVIRVLLFQTEVRLTGRQRTSDGLIWVQLEPDGWVQARYLDP; this is translated from the coding sequence GTGGAGCGCTGGGCAGGCTGGCTGCGTGGCCATCTCGGAGTGGCCCTGGGCGTCCTCGGCACGCTGGCGGTGCCGGTGGTGGGCATCATCGTGCTGCGTTTCCTCTTCGGCGGTCCGCCGATCGACCTGTCGGCGGTGACCGTGGCGCCGACGGTCAGCGCGCCGGTCGTGCCGCGACCGGCCGTCGCGCCACCGGATGGCGCGCCAACCGTGATGCCGTTGGTCACGCCCACGCCCACCCCAACCCCGACGCCGGCGGCGACGCCCACGCCCACGCCGGCACTGAATCGTCGCGTCAACGCCACGGACGGTCTCAACGTCCGGGTCGAGCCCACCGTCCGGGCGGCGGTGATCCGGGTGCTGCTCTTCCAGACCGAAGTGCGACTCACCGGCCGCCAGCGAACCTCGGATGGACTCATCTGGGTCCAGCTCGAGCCCGACGGCTGGGTGCAGGCGCGCTATCTCGACCCCTGA
- the glnA gene encoding type I glutamate--ammonia ligase, which translates to MADASQADLIQAALRKARDADCRIVDVRFTDIPGTWQHFSIPLDKLDEDVFTEGLGFDGSSVRGFQQIHESDMLVMPDPTTAFVDPTLEVPTLVLTGNIQDPVTGEPYSRDPRHVAQKAEQHLIDSGIADVSYWGPEAEFFILNSVRFDQSANAAFFFIDSEEGIWNSGADDVHAPNLGHRPLHKRGYFPVPPNDKLQDLRSRITLELMNVGIDVELHHHEVATAGQAEIDIRYGPLTKTADQMMLFKYIIKNVARQHGYTVTFMPKPIFGDNGSGMHVHQSLWKGGDNLFYDADGYARLSETARHYIGGLLRHAPALLAFCAPTTNSYRRLVPGFEAPVNLVYSQRNRSACVRIPAYSPSPAARRVEFRPPDPSANPYLAFAAMLMAGLDGIRNQIEPPDPVDLDLYDLEPEEAAKVQSVPGSLYEVLDALEADNAFLREGGVFTQDLIDTWLDYKRTVEADEVNLRPHPYEFMLYYDV; encoded by the coding sequence ATGGCAGACGCCTCACAAGCAGACCTGATCCAGGCGGCGCTTCGCAAAGCGCGGGACGCCGACTGCCGCATCGTGGACGTTCGCTTCACCGATATCCCGGGCACCTGGCAGCACTTCTCCATTCCGCTGGACAAGCTGGACGAGGACGTGTTCACCGAGGGCCTGGGATTCGACGGATCGAGCGTGCGGGGGTTCCAGCAGATCCATGAAAGCGACATGCTGGTGATGCCCGACCCCACGACGGCGTTCGTGGACCCCACGCTGGAAGTGCCCACGCTCGTGCTCACGGGCAACATCCAGGACCCGGTGACCGGCGAGCCGTACTCGCGCGATCCCCGGCACGTGGCGCAGAAGGCCGAACAGCACCTGATCGACAGCGGCATCGCGGACGTGAGCTATTGGGGGCCGGAAGCCGAGTTCTTCATCCTCAACAGCGTCCGGTTCGACCAAAGCGCCAACGCGGCCTTTTTCTTCATCGACTCCGAGGAGGGCATTTGGAACTCGGGCGCGGACGACGTCCACGCGCCGAACCTGGGGCACCGCCCGCTGCACAAGCGGGGCTATTTCCCCGTTCCGCCCAACGACAAGCTGCAGGATCTGCGCTCGCGGATCACGCTGGAGTTGATGAACGTGGGCATCGACGTCGAATTGCATCACCACGAGGTGGCCACCGCCGGCCAGGCCGAGATCGACATTCGCTACGGCCCGCTGACGAAGACCGCCGACCAGATGATGCTCTTCAAGTACATCATCAAGAACGTGGCGCGCCAGCACGGCTACACCGTGACCTTTATGCCCAAGCCAATCTTCGGCGACAACGGCTCAGGCATGCACGTGCACCAGAGCTTGTGGAAGGGCGGCGACAACCTGTTCTACGACGCGGACGGCTACGCGCGGCTGAGCGAGACGGCCCGTCACTACATCGGCGGGCTGCTGCGGCACGCCCCGGCGCTGCTGGCCTTCTGCGCGCCGACCACGAACTCCTACCGGCGCTTGGTGCCGGGATTCGAGGCGCCGGTGAACCTGGTGTACTCCCAGCGCAACCGCAGCGCGTGCGTGCGCATCCCGGCCTACTCACCGAGCCCGGCCGCGCGGCGCGTCGAGTTTCGTCCGCCGGACCCGAGCGCGAACCCGTACCTCGCGTTTGCGGCCATGCTGATGGCCGGTCTGGACGGCATTCGCAACCAGATCGAGCCCCCGGACCCGGTGGACCTCGACCTGTACGACCTGGAGCCCGAGGAGGCGGCGAAGGTGCAGTCGGTGCCCGGGTCGCTCTACGAGGTGCTGGACGCGCTGGAAGCCGACAACGCGTTTCTGCGGGAAGGCGGCGTATTCACGCAGGACCTGATCGACACCTGGCTGGACTACAAGCGCACCGTCGAAGCGGACGAGGTGAACCTGCGGCCGCACCCGTACGAGTTCATGCTCTACTACGACGTGTAG